Within the Merismopedia glauca CCAP 1448/3 genome, the region CGGTAAACGGGTTTATCTGACAGATTTCCCCCCGTCACCATCAAAGTCCCTTCCGCTAACCCATAGCAGGGATAGAAAAACTGCGGTTGGAAGCCACAGGGTTGGAATTTAGCTGCAAACCGTTCTAAAGTGGCTCGTCGCACGGGTTCAGCACCGCTATAAGCACTGCACCAACTACTCAAATCTAGGATTTCTAGTTGTTCTGGTGTCACTTTATCGGTACAAAGATCGTAGGCAAAATTTGGTCCACCTCCATGAGTTCCTTTGTATTTGGAAATCGCCTGTAACCAACGAATTGGTTGTTGCAAAAAGGAGACGGGAGACAGAAGAAAACCAGAAAATCCGGCATATAATGGCTGAATAACTCCATCAATCAACCCCATATCGTGGAAATGAGGCAGCCAGCTAACCGATACACTCTCTGGCGTTAGCTCAAATCCCTCCTGAATGCATTGGCTATTGTGCATGACGTTCCCATGACTTACCATCACTCCTTTGGGTTTAGAGGTAGAGCCTGATGTATATTGGAGGTAGGCTAAGGTATCATTTTCGGTAATAATCGGTTGCCATTGCTGGGCTAATTCCCTTTTACTTACCAAAGTTTCGCTATTGAGCCATTGCAGGCTATTTAATTCTGCTGTCTGTGACTGCCATTTTTCTATGTTAGAGAAAATAGAGGCAGTGGTAAGAGCCAATTTCGCCTCAGCATCTTGGGCGATCGCCTCCACTCGCGACATAGATCGATTGCGTCTGGGTGGATGAATGGGAACTGCGACTACTCCCGCCGCCAAACAGCCCAAAAAGGCGCTGATAAACTCTAAACCTGGTGGATAGAGCAACAAAACACGTTCTCCAGCCATTCCTAAATCTTGCAGTGCTGCGGCGATCGCTCGTACTTGTTCGTCTAGTTCTCCATAACTCAGACTCCGTGTTTCTACGGTTTCATCAGTCAAAAATGTATAAGCTAACCGATCTGGCTGGTGAATGGAGTGCGATCGCAGTATTTCTACTATATTTGTCTGTTTCATGGGCTACTTATCCAATCATAGTTTTATATCTGTCTAAGGTTATATTGGATACTATTGCGAGTAATTTCCTGGTTTATATTAGTGGCTCTCCCGTACTTGCTTTTGATAATCAAATCTTATAGTTTTGGTGATTTGTGATTGGTGATTGG harbors:
- a CDS encoding fatty acyl-AMP ligase, which gives rise to MKQTNIVEILRSHSIHQPDRLAYTFLTDETVETRSLSYGELDEQVRAIAAALQDLGMAGERVLLLYPPGLEFISAFLGCLAAGVVAVPIHPPRRNRSMSRVEAIAQDAEAKLALTTASIFSNIEKWQSQTAELNSLQWLNSETLVSKRELAQQWQPIITENDTLAYLQYTSGSTSKPKGVMVSHGNVMHNSQCIQEGFELTPESVSVSWLPHFHDMGLIDGVIQPLYAGFSGFLLSPVSFLQQPIRWLQAISKYKGTHGGGPNFAYDLCTDKVTPEQLEILDLSSWCSAYSGAEPVRRATLERFAAKFQPCGFQPQFFYPCYGLAEGTLMVTGGNLSDKPVYRQVSADALARDRVVEIDESTSRVKDLVGCGRSRLDTQVAIAHPDSMTQCAAGEVGEIWIKGGSVTLGYWNRPLETEQNFQAYLKDSGAEPFFRTGDLGFIQNDELFITGRIKDVIIIRGRNHYPQDIELTVEQSHIALQPAASAAFTVEIEGLEKLVILQEVKRTYLKQIDVEEAIGNIRQAVTKEHELQVHAILLLKTQSIPKTSSGKIQRHACREQFLQGNLEIVGGSDRQKPQNNPNLITV